The Carassius gibelio isolate Cgi1373 ecotype wild population from Czech Republic chromosome B19, carGib1.2-hapl.c, whole genome shotgun sequence genomic interval TTATGCAACTATAAAGAAATCTATTTCTGTAAAACCTGTgggatgtttttaaataatacgaAATTCATAATGCTATTTTGGAATTTTATCTAAAAATGCTCAAATGCTTCTGTGTCTAAATCGGGTAATTtagatgtattaatatttatacatgttactatttaaataaatataatatttttaatctactaaattaaatattttgccaaaagataaggatttttttatttagccaTATATAGTTTGAAAAGAAAATTTTTATAACATGTATTATTTACAgtctttttattagttttactAGATTTTTGTGCCATTTATGAATGTGTTGTCAGTATAAGCAtctgtatgtgtaaaaaaaaaactttcctccTATCAAAAGTAATGAAAAGTGTATATCTCCTTCCTGCGTAGTTGCAAAAAACTGTAACATCTTCATTTTTAAGTTGACGAAGCATGATGAATGAAATTATTTATGCAAGCATAAACTGTATAGCTtgaaaagcaatttaaaaaaatagatattgcTTATAATGCCAAATTTATTATGCTAATttgctcatttatttttaaaacatgcatGCTTTTGTGATTAAATTGAGtgagttattttaatataataatattaatacatgttttatataatatgtttcATTTGTTGAATTACAAAATTTGTGTTGAAATATCTGTGGACATTTTAACAGGTTTGAAGAGAAAGAAATTGCTTGATTTGactttttattgatatttttggtTTATTAAAGGAAGTCCATTTGTGACATTTATTCACGTGTGCACATACGCATCTTTGTGTAAAATTAAAACATCTCTCCTTGTCTGTTTAGTGTATATCTCCTTCCTGCACAGTCACAGCCTGTATCATGATGTACAGCTTTATGGGCGGTGGCCTGTTCTGTGCCATTATTGGGAACATCCTAATAGTGGTTTGCACAGCGACAGACTACTGGATGCAGTATCGCCTCTCAGGCAGCTATGCCCACCAGGGCCTGTGGAGGTACTGTATGGCCAACAAGTGCTACATGCAGACAGCAAATATAGGTAAGAAAATGCATTCGAACTCCAGTTTTTTTGTGTCTATGCATTCTTGgctattttaagtcattttgaaGTTCTAAGTCATGTAGATTCAACAGCATTATATACAAGAAATCTGGCACCTTGCGTCTAGAACATTTTTGCCTGTAGATGGCAGTGCTTTAATATTTTTGCCATAAAGAGCGCCACACTTTGGTTTGTATTGTCTGAGACTTGCACAGTCATATTCTGAACAGGTGTTCCAAAGTTGTACCCTGGTCTAATAAAATGGCATCTAAGCTGTACTCTGGTTCATTTAAGGTGATTGTGCAGAGACCGTTCTTCAAAGATCACATGAGAAAAATCAGACAAACAGTGATGGCTGGGATGAGAAGAGAATGAACATAGCCATCTTGACTGTTGTTTTATGATCATTTCTTGTCTGTTTCCCCAGCATACTGGAATGCCACAAGGGCATTCATGATCCTATCGGGAATGGCATGCTTTGCGGGCATCATGGCAGGCATCCTCTCATTTGCCCATTTTTCTGCCTTTGAGAGATTCAGTCGTTCCTTTGCAGCAGGAGTCATGTTTTTCATCTCCAGTGAGTCACAAAACACAGGCACATTGAGCTGTAGAAtgtgacatttttgcacatttaaatataaataaaaactcaaaagttttaaatatagagTTAAAAATATAGATGGCACTGCACACTACGTTTCCTCTCTCCATTTTTAactcatcactttttttttttacacccagCTTTGTTTGTGCTGCTGGCTATGTCGATCTACACTGGTGTAACCCTAAGCTTTCTGGGCAAGCGATTCGGAGACTGGCGCTTCTCCTGGTCCTACATACTTGGATGGGTGGCCATGCTCATGACCTTCTTTGCAGGTGATAGAAAACCTCATAGACTGATATTAAATGCAACTGTATGTACTTTTGTGAATTTTTGTGACTTTTGACCCCCTTTCAGTTAAGCGAGTGGAATACACTGTCATAATTACAGTGGATAGTtgttcacacattttttttttttttttttctcatctctttattcaatttcttgaaACAACACATATACAATGTCACCGGGTAGCTACTATACAAGAATAATGCAACAACAAACACTCTTAGCTGTATACTATAAATAACTTTGAAGCCAAGAAATGTAAAACTTATAGTAAaacacccccccccaccccccacccccccaaaaaaaacaaaaacaagaaaggtTACTTAAAGTGCTTTACAATCAAGAATGTTATACATGAGCAATAGAGTGTTAGTATATAAACTTTTGTCTTGATGGACGACAACAGCTATCAAACTGCATGTAAGAACAGTTTTACTGGTTTCCAGATcttgataaaaatgtataatttatcttttaatataaATCTCAATTCTTCCAGATGTAACACATTTCCTAGTTCCCTTGCCCACATCTCAAACGTAGGAACAGAATCTGATTTCCACATCTGTAAGATTAGCTTTTTAGCAAGCAACATGCAAAGCGAAATGGCCTGTGTTTGATATTTACTACAAAAGGCATTCTCTGCACCTAGAAGTCCAATACAGGGCTCAGGTTCCAAGTCGACAGAATATACTTCAGACagaaatttaaatatacatttccaaAATGGCTGAATCTTAATACATGACCATAAAGAATGAAACAAGGTACCttctaatgttttacatttattacagagTGGAGAGATAGTGGGATAAATTTTATGAAGCTTTGATTTAGAATAATGAAGCCTATGAATTAGTTGTTCACACATTTGTTGGTACCATAAAGCAATCTGCATTTTTGGTCGCAACTTACGTACTCCCTGAACAGACTTTTGGAAGGAGCATAAAAACCTACATACAGTTGCTTTACATACAGGCATTGCATTGAATCAAAAGTTCAAGTCACAGAACATAATAAAGTGCTAAAAGTTATGAAATGTTATCATGGTGAAGAATGGAAATAATATGCCTAAGAATGTGGTTGAAAGGACTTTGATTGACCTCACCATAAAGTTCTGTCACAGAAAATAAAACCAGAATTTGCATGCAGACCAAACTCATattaaaaagcacattaaaatgtaagtgtgcctgtttttattatttaaaggaatagttcacccaaaaatagaaataatataattaattactcgccctcatgtcgttccaaacctgtaagacctttgttcatcttcgtaacacaaattaagatattttgatgaaatccacgagctctctgaccctccatagacatcaAGGGTCCTACCgcgatcaaggctcagaaacgtagtaaggacattgttaaaatggtccatgtgacatcagtggttcaactgtaattatatgaagctacgagaatacttttctGTGAAACGTTATCAAACTATTGAAAACGTTATCAAAACAATTCTTCTCCTCCGCATCACCCTAGGGCGtcattctccaaaatggcgctctAGGATGACGCGAAAGAGAAGAATTttgaataaagtatattttagttttcattttgcaCAAAACATATTCTCATAGCTTCACAAAATTATGGTTCAACCActcatgtcacatggactattttaacaatgtccatgCTATGTTTCTGTGCGCTTGTTTgtggtagtacccttgctgtctatggaggtcAGAGatctctcggatttcatcaaaaatatcttaatttgtgttcggaaagataaacagaggtctaaagggtttggaacagcataagggtgcgtaataaattatataattttcatttttggggcaaactaaccctttaatgtatgGTGGCCTACCAATGGtttggaacaaacaaaaacagataaGTAAATATAATTGCTGTTACGTGTACATGCTTattctttcatgtatttattcattttttttgttgataCTTGTACAAACATTAACACTTATTGAAATGTTTATGATTTGAAAATTGTCTTTTGCAGGGATATTTTACATGTGTGCCCACAGAATGTATGAATCCAGGAGAGTGGTTGGAAGTCGCTAACCTGAAGAAGGAAAAACTGCATGCAGCAGGAAGTTTGGGCTCAGAAATTGTCAGGAACTTCCTCAAACCTTAATGTTATATAAGTTTAATAAATTTAAAGTTCAGAAATACAATGACAAATTTAAAGTTTAAGAGCACTTTAAAagactcacttttttttttaaaacacgcaAACATTTGTATAATTCTTCACAGATAAAAATACCGGTCTTCACAAGCGTTTATTtcacttttcatattttttttttcaataaaattccACATCAAATCAGTTTCTGTGAAATTTCTGTCTTAATGTATTGTAGCATTGCAATACATTTTGACTTTACATACtgtaaacaattttttaagtGTGTCTTTTTAACATGTTGTTGGAAGTTAGAGCTTGTACATGTAGTTATATGTTTTGCCATTTACAGTACTTTTACATTTAGTGTTGCATCGTTTTTGCAACTGTTCCTAAGCATTTCTTTCACCTTGTAGACATGAgtatcagacttttttttttacagtttcacaCCAGCTCAAATACATATTCAGCAAGTATGGCACATACTGTGTTAAGCA includes:
- the lim2.4 gene encoding lens intrinsic membrane protein 2.4 isoform X1, giving the protein MMYSFMGGGLFCAIIGNILIVVCTATDYWMQYRLSGSYAHQGLWRYCMANKCYMQTANIAYWNATRAFMILSGMACFAGIMAGILSFAHFSAFERFSRSFAAGVMFFISTLFVLLAMSIYTGVTLSFLGKRFGDWRFSWSYILGWVAMLMTFFAGIFYMCAHRMYESRRVVGSR
- the lim2.4 gene encoding lens intrinsic membrane protein 2.4 isoform X2; its protein translation is MMYSFMGGGLFCAIIGNILIVVCTATDYWMQYRLSGSYAHQGLWRYCMANKCYMQTANIAYWNATRAFMILSGMACFAGIMAGILSFAHFSAFERFSRSFAAGVMFFISTLFVLLAMSIYTGVTLSFLGKRFGDWRFSWSYILGWVAMLMTFFAGIFYMCAHRMYESRRVVGSY